In Blastopirellula sp. J2-11, a single genomic region encodes these proteins:
- a CDS encoding alpha-E domain-containing protein, with amino-acid sequence MLSRVAESIYWMSRYVERAENVARFISVNLNLSMDLASEGHQQWLPLVTTTGDDKLFYEHYDAPTKRNVLQFLTFDRNNPNSILSSLIGARECARSIREVISAEMWEHINNFYLMVKDVGGADGVSEEQLVFYEQIRASGQHFIGITDATMTHGEGWHFGQCGRFMERADKTSRILDVKYYILLPSPQHVGSPFDELQWSALLRSASAFEMYRQRYGRIIPANIVSFLVLDRAFPRAILHCLSKANDSLHAISGSDPESFSNLPEQRLGQLRASLAFTSADDIINRGMHEFVDDMQRRVNAVGLALSNTFFARQTDAA; translated from the coding sequence ATGCTGAGCCGCGTCGCGGAATCCATCTATTGGATGAGCCGTTACGTGGAACGCGCCGAGAATGTGGCGCGTTTCATTTCTGTCAATCTAAACCTCAGCATGGATCTGGCCTCGGAGGGGCATCAGCAATGGCTGCCATTGGTGACCACGACCGGTGACGACAAGCTGTTCTATGAACACTACGACGCACCGACCAAGCGAAACGTGCTGCAGTTTCTGACGTTCGATCGCAATAATCCGAACTCGATTTTGTCGTCGCTCATCGGAGCGCGCGAATGCGCTCGCAGTATTCGCGAAGTGATCTCGGCCGAGATGTGGGAGCATATCAACAACTTTTACCTGATGGTGAAAGATGTCGGCGGCGCCGATGGCGTCAGCGAAGAGCAACTTGTCTTCTACGAGCAAATTCGGGCCTCGGGACAGCACTTTATCGGCATCACCGATGCGACGATGACCCATGGCGAAGGTTGGCACTTTGGCCAATGCGGACGCTTCATGGAACGCGCGGACAAAACGTCGCGGATCCTCGACGTGAAGTACTATATCTTGCTGCCGAGCCCGCAGCATGTCGGTTCGCCGTTCGACGAATTGCAGTGGTCCGCCCTGCTCCGTTCGGCCAGCGCCTTTGAAATGTATCGCCAGCGTTATGGGCGAATCATTCCGGCCAACATCGTCAGCTTTCTGGTCTTGGACCGGGCCTTTCCCCGCGCGATCCTGCATTGCTTGTCCAAGGCGAACGATTCGTTGCACGCGATCTCTGGTTCCGATCCAGAGAGCTTCAGCAATCTGCCGGAACAACGACTCGGTCAGTTGCGCGCCAGCCTGGCGTTCACCAGCGCCGACGACATCATCAATCGCGGCATGCACGAATTTGTCGACGACATGCAGCGCCGCGTCAACGCGGTAGGATTGGCGCTCTCTAACACCTTCTTCGCACGACAAACCGACGCGGCGTAA
- a CDS encoding transglutaminase family protein, whose translation MQYRISHTTKYSYAEPASVCHNLVHLAPANFPRQAVHEYRLTVQPSPPTIVNRRDYFNNRVDYFSVTEPHDGLTIVATSRVDVSPPPPIEENPPWEQIAAQFRPGTPRILSVLQFAFKSRHIPMLDPLQQYAKISFTKNRPIFDAARELTKRIRTDFKYDSSATTIQTPVAEAFANRHGVCQDFAHVAIGCLRSLGLPARYVSGYLRTLPPPGKPRLVGADASHAWFSVYCGDKTGWVDLDPTNDMLCSTDHVTNAWGRDFEDVTPIQGVVVGGGAHMMSVSVDVEPLEEMATQSQSQS comes from the coding sequence ATGCAATATCGCATTTCGCACACGACGAAATACTCCTACGCCGAGCCGGCCTCGGTCTGTCACAACTTGGTTCATCTGGCTCCGGCCAATTTTCCTCGCCAGGCGGTCCACGAGTATCGTCTGACCGTACAGCCGTCGCCGCCGACCATCGTGAATCGCCGCGACTATTTTAACAATCGCGTCGACTACTTCTCGGTGACCGAGCCGCACGATGGATTGACGATCGTTGCGACCAGTCGCGTCGACGTCTCTCCGCCGCCGCCGATCGAAGAAAATCCCCCCTGGGAACAAATCGCGGCGCAATTTCGCCCCGGCACGCCGCGTATCCTCTCGGTCTTGCAGTTCGCATTCAAATCGCGACACATTCCGATGTTGGATCCACTGCAGCAATACGCCAAGATTTCGTTCACCAAGAATCGCCCGATCTTTGACGCGGCGCGAGAACTGACCAAGCGGATTCGGACCGATTTCAAATACGATTCGTCCGCGACCACCATTCAAACGCCGGTCGCCGAAGCGTTCGCCAACCGACACGGCGTTTGCCAAGACTTCGCCCATGTCGCGATCGGCTGCCTCCGTTCGCTGGGCTTGCCGGCGCGTTACGTCAGCGGCTATCTCCGCACGCTGCCGCCGCCGGGCAAACCTCGTTTGGTTGGCGCTGACGCGTCGCACGCATGGTTCTCTGTCTATTGCGGCGACAAAACCGGCTGGGTCGATCTCGATCCGACCAACGACATGCTCTGCAGCACCGACCACGTCACCAACGCGTGGGGACGTGACTTTGAAGACGTCACGCCGATCCAAGGAGTCGTCGTCGGCGGCGGCGCCCACATGATGAGCGTCTCGGTCGATGTAGAGCCGCTGGAAGAGATGGCGACCCAATCGCAGTCGCAATCGTAG